Proteins encoded together in one Sceloporus undulatus isolate JIND9_A2432 ecotype Alabama chromosome 4, SceUnd_v1.1, whole genome shotgun sequence window:
- the RHOC gene encoding rho-related GTP-binding protein RhoC encodes MAAIRKKLVIVGDGACGKTCLLIVFSKDQFPEVYVPTVFENYIADIEVDGKQVELALWDTAGQEDYDRLRPLSYPDTDVILMCFSIDSPDSLENIPEKWTPEVKHFCPNVPIILVGNKKDLRNDEHTRRELAKMKQEPVKSEEGRDMANRINAFGYLECSAKTKDGVREVFEMATRAALQVRKNKKRKGCPLL; translated from the exons ATGGCAGCCATAAGGAAAAAGCTGGTGATTGTGGGAGATGGTGCCTGTGGGAAAACCTGCCTGTTGATCGTGTTCAGCAAAGACCAGTTCCCAGAGGTCTATGTGCCAactgtctttgaaaactacattgcTGACATTGAAGTAGATGGAAAGCAG GTAGAGTTGGCTCTCTGGGATACAGCTGGGCAAGAAGACTATGACAGACTACGGCCCCTCTCTTACCCAGACACAGATGTCATCCTCATGTGCTTTTCTATTGACAGTCCAGACAGTTTAG AGAACATACCAGAAAAATGGACTCCTGAAGTGAAACACTTCTGCCCTAATGTGCCCATCATTCTTGTGGGAAACAAAAAGGACTTGAGGAATGATGAACACACCCGCAGGGAACTGGCAAAGATGAAGCAG GAGCCAGTGAAGTCAGAGGAAGGACGAGACATGGCAAACAGGATCAATGCTTTTGGCTACCTTGAGTGTTCAGCCAAGACAAAGGATGGGGTGCGAGAAGTGTTTGAAATGGCCACCCGGGCTGCCTTGCAAGTCAGGAAGAACAAAAAGCGCAAAGGCTGCCCTCTTCTGTGA